The nucleotide window GTTCGGCCCGGTTCTCGGTCTCTCCAGTGTCGGCGGCCCGGTCCTGGCCGGTTTCCTCATCGGCACCGACGTGTTCGGTCTGTCCTGGCGCCCGATCTTCCTCATCAACATCGTCCTCGGCGTGGCCGGGCTGGTCATGGCCGTCAGGATCCTGCCGCGTGACGACGACGGCGACCGGTCCACCGTCGTCGACGGCTGGGCCTCCGGCCTGCTCGCGGTGACCATGCTCGGGCTGCTGTACGGCCTGATCGAGGGCTCGACCAACGGCTGGGGCGTCATCCCGACCGTCTCGATCACCGTCGGCGTCCTGTTCTTCGCCGCCTTCGCCCACCGTCAGCGCACCGCGGCCCACCCGCTCATCAAGCCCTCGCTCATGAAGAACCGGGGTTTCACCTCCGGACTGCTCGTGTGCCTGGTCGCCGTCGCCGCCGGCACCGGCCTGCTCTTCGTGCTGTCCCTGTTCTTGCAGGAGGGACTGCACGTCAGCCCGAGCGGCACCTCGCTCGGCCTGGTACCCCTCACCTTCGGGCTCGTCGCCGCCGGGTTCGCCGCCATGGGCGGCCTGGTCGCCAGGTTCGGTCGCACCCTCGTCTTCATCGGCCTCACCGTCGACCTGGTCGGTTGCGGTTGGGTCCTGGTCCTCGTCGATCATTACGGGACGAACCTCGGCCTCTGGGCGCTGGCCCCGGCGTTCTTCGTCATCGGCGTCGGCATCGGACTCAGCTTCGCCACGATCCCCACGGTCGCTCTCGGCGACGCGAAGCCCGACGAAGCCGGCAGCGCCAGCGGCTCGTTCAGCTCGATCCAGCAACTCGCATCAGCGATCGGCTCGGCCGCGGTCACCTCGGTCTTCTTTCAGGCCGCGGCCTCCGGCCTGGCCCACGCGATGAAGGTCGGTCTCATCGTCGTTCTGGCCGTCACCGCCCTCAGCCTCCCGGTCGTCGCCCTGATGCCCCGCATGGCACCGTCAGAACCCGGCCAGTGACCGGCCGAATTCGGGCGGCCCTGGTCCGCGGCCACGTGAGGCGCCGGTGGAGAAGAAGTCGACCTCTCAAACAGGCGTTTCCAGCCTGGCTTCCGCAGTTTCACACCGCCGGGGAAGGCGACTCTCCGGACGCACCGAGACCGCGTCGGAGCCTTTCGCCGGCGGCTGCGACCTCGCCCCCCGGTCCGAGCTGTGCCGCGGCCTGATCGAGGCTCGCCCTGAGCTCATCGCGCCGGGCAGTGACGAACAACAGCCACGCTGCCGCCAACGCAAGCTCGGCCGGCGGATAGACATATCCCACATAACTCATCAAGCTGGCGCAGATAGGCGCCATAAACGCTATTGTATTATTGAATTTTCGTTGCGCCTCCGCCGCGTCCGAGGACGAATCCGCTATCTCACCGAGGGCCTCCGCGAGGACTCTGGTAGGTCCCTCAAGTTGCGAGGTCACCGACGTCCGGAAGGCATCGCCGGTCTCCCCCTCCAGATAGTCATACGACGCGTTGACCGCGTGGTGGACGACGTCCGCGTGTCCGGACAGGTCGTCCTTGAGCCCTGCGGCCTCCGAGCCGCGGTCTTCCCAGACTCCGGGGTCCCGGAGGTTCCGGAGCAAGATGGTCGTCGCGTAGATGTTGACGCTCAGGGCGCTCAGGGCGCTGAAGGTACTGAGGCCCATGAAGACCGGTGATCTGGCGAGCCTCGCGGCCCTCATGTACCCGGCCAAGGAGCTGAGGGCACTCGACACCGGAACGGCTCCCGCAAAGATCCGAGCGGCGTAGGGCGGGCCGGAGCCCGGATCGGAGTGGTCGGCGAGCAGTTCGCCCTCGTCGCGGATCTTCCTGTCGTTCTCCGCCTCGGCCGAACCATAGCGGTATCCCGTAGCGCTCACTTTTTGGGTCGCGTTGCGATGGCCGGCGCTCAGCAGGCTCGCCAGGGTACCGGCTTCCTTCGAACGTTGATTGATCCGGATTGCGAAATCCGCCGCGGCTTCGGGAAAGTCCGTCGGAGCGGGGTGCAGCGCCGCGGTTCTTCTGGAGAAGTCATCTACGCTCGGCTGGAGGAGCCAGAATTTCTTGTACAGATCTTCAAGTTCCCCGAAGTCAACTCGATACCCGTTCAATTCGGCTCCTTTTGGTTGCACGCGGACAGCATGCGGCACACAACATCAAACAACAAAGAATGAGCCCGTAGCGGCCATTACCGGCAGCGCGCGGTAAAAGGGGAAATGAAGTCTTCGCCAACTCGCAATGACCGATACGTTGCCGTACAGAAGGTGAGGTGCTCAAAGAGCCGTTCAGGAGCTCCACATCGCGTTCGGCTCCGTACGCTGAGGGTGGCGCCGATGTCGAGAACGGCCTGTTCCCCCGCGGTCGTCGACCCGGGCCTTGCGAGACCCGGACCGCCTGGGGCGTGCCGCCGGGTCAGCGGGGGTGGATGCCGCCGTCGAGGCCGATCACCTGGTTGGTGAGGTAGCCGTTGCGGAGCACCGCCATCGACAGGTCGGCCACCTCTTCGGGGCGGCCGTAGCGGCCGACTGGGATGGGCAGCGCCGGGGCGTCACCGTCGCCGGCGGGCAGCATGCGGGTGTCCTCGATCAGGGCGGGTGCCACCGCGTTCACGGTCACGCCCTGGGCGGCGACGCGGGAGGCCAGGAAGTGCAGCAGGCCGTGCAGGCCGGCCTTCGAGGCGGCGTAGTGCGGGCCGACGACGCCGCCCGTGAAGGCCGCGACCGACGACATGAACAACACGCGTCCCCAGCCGCGTTCGGTCATGTTCGGCAGTACGGCCTGGGCCAGCAGGAACGGCGCGCGCAGGTTCACCGCGAGCGTACGGTCCCAGGTCGCGAGGTCGACCTTCGCGTACTCCCGCTGGGCCGAGTGGCCGGCGTTCGCGACCAGGATCTCGACCGGGCCGAGGGCCGCCGTGGTCTCCTCGACCAGCCGCGCCGGGACCGCGGCGTCGGCGAGATCTCCGGCCAGCGCGATCGCGTCGAGGCCGGCGTCCTTCGCCTCCGCCACGAGCCGCTCGGCATCCTCGGCGTGCTCGCCGTAGGTGAAGGCCACTCTCGCACCGGCGGCGATCAGCCGCCTGCCGAGCGCGCCGCCGATGCCGCCACTGGCGCCGGTGAGCAGCACCACCCGGCCGCGAAGGCCGGCCTCATCCGACACGCGGATCCCCCTCGCCTCGTTCCCTTCCTCATTATCCGCCCACCGCGATCAAGACCGCCCGGCTCGGCCTCGGAGAATCAGGAGACACTGGAGGTACGACCGTAAAAGCGCCGTCTCCGAGGAAGCAGACATGACCGAAGCCCGCCCGGAACACACCGGGGCGCTCCTGCGCCACTTCGCCGACCTGCGCGATGGCACCCATGGGGACGTCAGGTCCCGGCAGGACAAAGAACGACTCTTCGTCGACGCCGTCGCGCTGCTGGATCCGTACGCTCGCCAGGCGCTGGAGGAGATGAACACGCACCTGCTGCTGGGTACCGGCGAGCTGACCGCCACCGGCGTACGCCCGGGTGACGACGGTACCGAGGCCCTCTGGACGCTCTCCTGGCCCGAGCAACGGACCGCCGGCATCGACCCGATCACCATTCACGCCTTCTACGGCGCCGCGTTCCACCATCCGCACGTACGCGGCGCGACGGCCGGCGTGTGGCCGCTCAATGTCTTCACCCCCGAGCAGGCGGCCGCCGAACTCCCCACGCTTCGTACGATCACCGCCGCCGACTTGCACAATCTTGTCTTCCAGCGTGACTACCGGATCGTGCCGGCGACCACGGGCGGACAGCCGTCCTGATCGCCCTCTCGGCCGGCGCCTCAGGTGATCAGCCGGTCCGGTCCCACCGTCTGACGCGGGCGGATGGGACCGGACCGCGGGCGCCTCAGGAGACGCAGATGATGAGGAGGCAGCTGTCGACCTTCACCTTGTCGATGACCGGCCCGTACCCGCCGGGAGTCGTCGTACTGACGAATTCCAGCTTCGCGGAGGTGCCGGCCGACAGGAAGGTGAAAGCCTTCGTCACGTATCCCATGTTCGTCCGGCTCGTGCCGGTCGTGTCGAACGAGAAGTTCTGCGCGACATGGCCATTGACGAGTACCTTTCCGGTCTTCACGGCCGGGATGTCGTCGGGGTTTCCCGCCAGGGAGTAGGAGACCCTGTACGTGGTCAGCAGGTTCGTAGAGAAAATCTGCGAAAGGGCGCCCGTGTCGGCACCGTCCAGGTCGAGCGACTGGTCTCCGTCGGCCGCCTGCCAGAATCCCGCACCGTTCAATTCGACGCTGCCGCTGGTCACCGTCCACGGGCCGACGGACTCGCCCGCGAAGTACGTGTGGAAGGTATAGGGCTGGACGACCGGGGTCTCGAAACCGCCGTCGCCGAACCCCGACGCGGCGTCTGCCGGCGTGGTGACGGACGCACCCACGACGGTGAACGCTCCGACCAATCCCACGCCGGCGGACAGACGTCGCCAGCGGCTGCCGCGGCCCCGTCCGCGCTGGTGCGACGGCATGCTTCCCTGCGCGAAGCCATTGGTCGACTTGCCCGAATTTGTCATGCTTTCTCCCTTATGTGATT belongs to Actinoallomurus bryophytorum and includes:
- a CDS encoding MFS transporter; this encodes MTTLTEPGAVTARRSSRLMWAILGLVLLADALDVIDATVTNIAAPTIAGELNGGESLIKWLGPAYMLAMGVLLVVGGRLGDKFGQRRLFLIGIGGFTLASAVAGFSPDPTLLIAARVAQGAFGALLIPQGMAIMTKAFDRDMLAKAFGLFGPVLGLSSVGGPVLAGFLIGTDVFGLSWRPIFLINIVLGVAGLVMAVRILPRDDDGDRSTVVDGWASGLLAVTMLGLLYGLIEGSTNGWGVIPTVSITVGVLFFAAFAHRQRTAAHPLIKPSLMKNRGFTSGLLVCLVAVAAGTGLLFVLSLFLQEGLHVSPSGTSLGLVPLTFGLVAAGFAAMGGLVARFGRTLVFIGLTVDLVGCGWVLVLVDHYGTNLGLWALAPAFFVIGVGIGLSFATIPTVALGDAKPDEAGSASGSFSSIQQLASAIGSAAVTSVFFQAAASGLAHAMKVGLIVVLAVTALSLPVVALMPRMAPSEPGQ
- a CDS encoding SDR family NAD(P)-dependent oxidoreductase, whose translation is MSDEAGLRGRVVLLTGASGGIGGALGRRLIAAGARVAFTYGEHAEDAERLVAEAKDAGLDAIALAGDLADAAVPARLVEETTAALGPVEILVANAGHSAQREYAKVDLATWDRTLAVNLRAPFLLAQAVLPNMTERGWGRVLFMSSVAAFTGGVVGPHYAASKAGLHGLLHFLASRVAAQGVTVNAVAPALIEDTRMLPAGDGDAPALPIPVGRYGRPEEVADLSMAVLRNGYLTNQVIGLDGGIHPR
- a CDS encoding choice-of-anchor C family protein — encoded protein: MTNSGKSTNGFAQGSMPSHQRGRGRGSRWRRLSAGVGLVGAFTVVGASVTTPADAASGFGDGGFETPVVQPYTFHTYFAGESVGPWTVTSGSVELNGAGFWQAADGDQSLDLDGADTGALSQIFSTNLLTTYRVSYSLAGNPDDIPAVKTGKVLVNGHVAQNFSFDTTGTSRTNMGYVTKAFTFLSAGTSAKLEFVSTTTPGGYGPVIDKVKVDSCLLIICVS